The Musa acuminata AAA Group cultivar baxijiao chromosome BXJ3-6, Cavendish_Baxijiao_AAA, whole genome shotgun sequence region TCATGATAATTATTATGCAGCAGATAAGGTAATATTCTTCTTCCTCTATCTTGGTTCTATTTACTGCTTTTTACCTCTCCTAACACTGCAAGACCTACCCACCCCCCTTCAACCCCCAATGACCCAGGAGtgaaacaagaaaaaaataagagaagaaaatataCAAAAATTCTCTATGCAGTTCATGACAGAAGCTGCTCTATCAATATATCTAAATTATGAACCCTAACCACCTTTCATCATCAGAATATATTTACCTCTTATCGCATCATGTTGTCACCTTCAATCATTGAAACTGAATGGATCATTGTGTCCTATTATGGTCCTCCTATTAATTATAATTCAACTCAAATTCAACGCTATCCTTCTTTTGCAGCTAAAAAAAATGTATCTGTTTCTAATTCAAACTGCAGCACAAGTCAAACTATAGGAATTTTCGTGAGAGGAACATATCTGAAAATTGACACATGCCTAAGATGTCCTAGAACATAGAGACCATCTAAGTTAGATGTCAGATCTCCATTGCAGGATTAGACGTACACAAAGAAGATTTACACCACTCATCTACCATATATATAGAAAAAGATAATTGTGAAAAATACATCTGGCTCATCTACAAGCTTTTTCCAGAGAACAAGCAAAGTAATGTTAGGAATTTAGACTTTTTCATGGATGTTCCACATCATATCTAACAATCTTACATCGGGGAAAATTTGATCAAGGAAGTAGTGCCCAggtatttttcttttatatattatttggatattGCAATTTCTGAACAAGTGAGAGAAGCTTTTAATACAGAGACAAACTTGAGCAAAAGCAAATAAATATCCTAAAGCAATTAAATAAAATTGTAGACTGAAGATTATAATACAGTTTAATAAAGGCCTTTATTCATAGCACTCTCCACCTGTAAAACTGCACTAGCATCCGCAAGTTAAACAACATATCATGTACCCAAATAAAGATGAGCTTATTATCAATGCCatggaaagagaatgcaaaaataTTTCCATACCAGGTGATCCATTTTAGGGCTAAAAGCACCTTTAGATCCATAAGGAAGCTCCCCAACAAAAACTAATCCTTTGGGAATGGATCTTCGAACTAGAAGGTGCCTCACCCCTCTCATTGCTTCTTCATACATCTCATATAAATAATTTAGCTGGCTGCCACTATTCTTTTGCTGAATCCAAACTTTTATCAAGTATTCATAGTAGCTGTCACCACGAGATCCTAGCCGAATATTCTCTCCATTAAACTGACCAGAGTGAGGACTGTGATCACAACAAGGACTAGTGATGTTCTTCATAAATTGCATATAATCCAAAGATCAACTAATtacaatagaagaaaaaaaaaagaatcatctaacaacaaaaaggaaaaatgacAATAAAGAATGtaacatatcattatattaaattAGATAGAAAGCATAGCAGTTAAAAATTTTGGCAGTAGTCGTATATCATGAAGCAGAAACTCTAATATCAAAGATGCTCGACATGAAAATGTAAAGAAATTTTCAGCAGATACTATGCTGTTTTGGAGTTTATGCATGGCTCACTTTTCTGATATGGTTTCAGCAGATACTATGCTGTCCACCATTCACCCCTAGGCAAGCAGCAAAGACCAGTAAATGTCTTCTAAATATCGGTAACAGCTGAGTCAACGTAACTTAAAGAAAGAAGCAAAATGGACAAGTCTGCAAGACATTGACCCTACTAAGAGTCTTAAACAATGCAATGGCTGGAGCCTTGTGCACTTGGCCTCCTTTTATGTATAACATACATATATTACTAACTAGCTCAAGCAATGGCTGAGCTTATCATTATAAagattatgaaaaaaatttaGGTGTCAAACCATTcctaagaaagaaaataaacccACAGAACCATCAACCTTGAAAGAAAGTTCTTTGTACCTGATATAGATAGGAACCAGTCCTTCCACCTTGGGAAGAGTCCTAAAATGTTCCAAAACCTTCATCGCCTCTGAACCATACTTGGGATCACCAGAAACTTTACTGAGGTAATTGAACTCAAGCTGCAAGGTCGATACTTCAGACGTACTGCTTAACCCATCAGGAGCAGGATGGGCAGAACGATCATGGAGAACAACATCACTGAAAGGAATTGGCGTTGGACTTGAAGTAAAGGCAGATAACAACCTGTCACCTAAGTTTTTTGCTATTTCCAAGAGAATATCAGATTTAACTCCTTTAAGAGTCATAGGTATCCCAATGTCACCTGTAGTTACATTATCCCCCCCGCTCAAGTGATAAGCACTGAGAAGACCACCTAACACACGAATGGTTGTCTCAAATAAGTTGACCTGCCCTTTCTTTTCAATTCTTTCCATAAGTTTATTTTCTATCCAAGACATTGCCTCAATAACAATTTCATCAGCACCCATGATAATTGCTGTATCCAAGGAATCTATGATGGTGGCACCTAGGCCTCCCAAACCATCAGTGCCTCTTCGACTCAATGGCATAAGTTCATCATAACCCATTGCATAGTCCCTGTAGCCAGACCAAGCATGAATAAATGCCTCTTTGATCTTTTGTTGCCTAGAAACCCAATAGAGCCTCTGTTCTTCAGGACTAGATCTAAAATTTCGCTCTTCATCAGGTGGAAGCTGTGGAGGAAGCCTTGGAGGTTTTCTCCAAATTCTACGTATTCTACTAACGCCTTCCTTGACATACTTATGGTCACCATTTTCAGCTCCATTCGAAAGTACATTTGATGCAGAATGATCGGGACTTCTATGCATTACCAAGTATGTCAAACCCACGATCATTAATAACATTAAGAATTTTCCTATGCTACAGCCACCGCAAGAATATCTGATGCGGCTGGTAACCAATGCTTGAGTAATCACCTACAAAGAAAACAAAACATAGATATGAAATGATTGCAATCTATGTCATAGCAACTGTTTAATCACGTAAGTGTTTATGAACTTTATTGTTTAGCTTTGAAACCAACTACCAAGCAGACACGGTTACTTGGAGTAGAGAAAGGCTTGTAATGATCCAGTTAATATCATTGAAGTAGCTGTTGATTCCTTTTGACTAAGAGCATAGATATAAGAATTAAACACCAGGCCAGATATCATATTCTTCATGGTTATAAAAAATTCATCTTATATATTATTAGAGCAAGCAGTAGAAGATCTCACTTACTACCCCTTCTTAGATACAACTTGActaaagcaaaaagaaaaagatcccCACTGTAATCACCCGTTAATCAATTttctattaattaatttattgtaGCTCCAAATTCTTGTACAGAGCATCTAATCTGTCAAGACAACAGATCAAGAACTTCAATTTACAGAACTGAAGAAAAAATCCAGTCACTCGAATCAAATTAAGCAAGGGGAGAAAAGTGGGAATTTAATTTTCAATCCAAGAACAGATAAGAAAGAGTAATAGAGATACGTATCATTACTCTCTCCAATCCCATGCGTATTTGCATAACGATAAATTAAAAGGTCGGAAACGATAATATGGATCTCAACGAATTAACAACATATCAAGCACCTCCAGATCTCCATAGAAGATTTAACGAGATCGAGCGAAAAGGAAACCGAGAGATCTTGAGCAGAGAAGCACCTTGAATGGGGATCGGTGGCGGAACTTGGCGTTGTCATAGTGAACATCTTGCACGGAGTAGGGCAAAGATCTGGATGACATGACCGCAGAGGTCAGTTAGGGTTCAATCTACCTTCTTCTTCTCCGATCGCGAGATCCACGCAGCAGAAAGGggaggaagagaagggagaagaaggaGCGAAGAAATGGGGCTGACCCTGGACGAGGGTCCGGAGTGGGGGACGGTCTTATGGGTCTGGGTTCGAGCGCGAGTCTCCTTAATGCCCGTGCTCGTCCACTCGTGTGGGTCCACCCTTTGGGCCCACGTTCCACACCAATAACAAATCAGGTATACGGTCAAAGCGCAAAGTGTTGTTCGAGGAGTAAGCCTGTGACTCGACTTACGTTACGACTTTCGACAGGCTGGTCTGCGCGCATGGAGGAGGTACGGGAGGTACGCGATCCCCGTCTGTTGTAACGTCAGTCGTGGTTGCAATCGTGACTCCGAACTTTCGCAACACCGAGTTCGTGGCGTTGGGTGTACGTTCTCAATGCCATaaccatgatgatgatgatggaacgAGCATGACAATAGCATAACGAAGTAGAATAGAAACTAAAAAAGCACAATAATAGTACATGCAGTAGGATACAAagggggaggggggaggaggagagggagtcCATGTGTGGGTCTTCAGCTCCTTGAGCAGCAGCAATACCCGAACACGTCTCGAGCTGCTACTTTTGTGTGTCTTGCGGACCATCATCAGTAGTCGGCTCAGATGCAAACGGGCCTAAATCTTTGTACTCTTCCCACGATGTCTTCGCCTTGTCGATCAATTTATCCAAGTCTT contains the following coding sequences:
- the LOC135641579 gene encoding mannosyl-oligosaccharide 1,2-alpha-mannosidase MNS3-like, producing MSSRSLPYSVQDVHYDNAKFRHRSPFKVITQALVTSRIRYSCGGCSIGKFLMLLMIVGLTYLVMHRSPDHSASNVLSNGAENGDHKYVKEGVSRIRRIWRKPPRLPPQLPPDEERNFRSSPEEQRLYWVSRQQKIKEAFIHAWSGYRDYAMGYDELMPLSRRGTDGLGGLGATIIDSLDTAIIMGADEIVIEAMSWIENKLMERIEKKGQVNLFETTIRVLGGLLSAYHLSGGDNVTTGDIGIPMTLKGVKSDILLEIAKNLGDRLLSAFTSSPTPIPFSDVVLHDRSAHPAPDGLSSTSEVSTLQLEFNYLSKVSGDPKYGSEAMKVLEHFRTLPKVEGLVPIYISPHSGQFNGENIRLGSRGDSYYEYLIKVWIQQKNSGSQLNYLYEMYEEAMRGVRHLLVRRSIPKGLVFVGELPYGSKGAFSPKMDHLVCFLPGTLALGATKGITRKKAVERNLLTPEDLENLKLAEDLAKTCFEMYAVTSTGLAPEIAYFHVEGDSEGGLDGGNKSSEYINDILIKHNDRHNLLRPETVESLFVLHRITEDPKYREWGWQIFEAFEKYTKADSGGYTSLDDVTVIPPRKRDKMETFFLGETLKYLYLLFGDEHVVPLDKFVFNTEAHPLPISWSKDSA